The Gemmatimonadota bacterium genome includes a window with the following:
- a CDS encoding Stp1/IreP family PP2C-type Ser/Thr phosphatase yields the protein MHWNAAAVTDTGRRRPGNEDAYLLRPEVGLFAVADGMGGHAAGEVASGMAVEALEREWLETAAGPARSAEAAQRALLGGVQAANREILSRAAAESEKAGMGTTLTALALLPAEPHALIAHVGDSRAYRFLRLGDARPSKLTQLTSDHTWVQEQVQAGILTPAQARRHPYSSLLTRALGIEPEVEVDQLRIDIAPGDLFLLCSDGLTGMIEDRELLPFLERDRPLEERARQLVDEANLRGGPDNVTVLLIRVTADSG from the coding sequence ATGCACTGGAATGCCGCAGCTGTTACCGACACGGGCCGCCGGCGGCCCGGCAACGAGGACGCGTACCTGCTCCGGCCGGAAGTCGGCCTCTTTGCCGTGGCCGACGGAATGGGCGGCCACGCCGCGGGTGAGGTGGCCAGCGGCATGGCCGTCGAGGCGCTCGAGCGGGAGTGGCTTGAGACGGCGGCGGGACCGGCCAGATCGGCAGAAGCCGCACAGCGCGCGCTGCTGGGCGGCGTCCAGGCCGCGAACCGCGAGATCCTGTCACGCGCGGCCGCAGAGTCCGAGAAGGCGGGCATGGGCACGACCCTGACCGCGCTGGCGTTGCTGCCGGCCGAGCCCCACGCCCTGATCGCACACGTGGGCGACTCGCGCGCCTACCGCTTCCTGCGGCTGGGGGATGCCCGGCCATCCAAACTGACGCAGCTCACCAGTGACCACACCTGGGTGCAGGAACAGGTGCAGGCGGGCATCCTGACGCCAGCCCAGGCGCGACGCCACCCCTACTCCAGCCTCCTGACCCGCGCGCTGGGAATCGAGCCGGAAGTCGAGGTGGATCAGCTTCGAATCGACATCGCCCCCGGCGACCTCTTCCTGCTGTGCTCCGATGGCCTGACGGGCATGATCGAGGATCGGGAACTGCTCCCCTTCCTCGAGCGAGATCGGCCGCTCGAGGAACGCGCGCGGCAGCTCGTGGACGAAGCTAACCTGCGCGGTGGGCCGGACAACGTCACCGTCCTGCTCATCCGCGTGACGGCGGATTCAGGTTAG
- a CDS encoding RNA polymerase sigma factor RpoD/SigA yields the protein MATGAETRKRRRRRSARPLLDDFQPSREETTALDQYLRDVSRHQLITPEQEIELGHRARAGDEDAVQKLVRANLRFVISVAKKYQNRGVSLIDLIQEGNVGLVTAARKFDPDQGVKFISYAVWWIRQAILSSLANQGRAVRVPLNRASDLARIFRERERLKQELRRDPSTEEVAEAARLTPEVVEQLQTLNAAEIRLDAPIGDTDDSKLVERFIVEEAHEPEEAVEERLLAEQIERALDLLTPRDARVVRLYFGLEGGHEHTLEEIGNMLGVTRERVRQLRDRALKRLREGELGPALESFAA from the coding sequence ATGGCAACTGGGGCAGAGACTCGGAAGCGGCGCCGGCGTCGTTCGGCCCGGCCGTTGCTGGACGATTTCCAGCCGTCCAGGGAGGAGACGACTGCCCTCGATCAGTACCTGCGGGACGTCAGCCGCCACCAACTGATCACGCCGGAGCAGGAGATCGAGCTGGGTCACCGCGCCCGCGCCGGGGATGAGGATGCGGTGCAGAAGCTGGTGCGCGCGAACCTGCGCTTCGTGATCAGTGTGGCAAAAAAGTATCAGAACCGCGGCGTCTCGCTCATCGACCTGATCCAGGAGGGGAACGTCGGGCTGGTGACCGCGGCCCGCAAGTTCGACCCGGACCAGGGCGTCAAGTTCATTTCCTACGCCGTCTGGTGGATCCGTCAGGCGATCCTCTCCTCGCTGGCCAACCAGGGGCGGGCGGTCCGCGTGCCGCTGAACCGGGCGAGTGACCTGGCCCGCATCTTTCGCGAGCGGGAGCGGCTCAAGCAGGAATTGCGGCGGGACCCCAGCACCGAGGAGGTCGCGGAGGCAGCCAGGCTGACGCCGGAAGTGGTCGAGCAGCTCCAGACGCTGAACGCGGCCGAGATCCGGCTGGATGCACCGATTGGCGACACGGACGACAGCAAGCTGGTCGAGCGCTTCATTGTCGAAGAGGCGCACGAGCCCGAGGAGGCGGTCGAGGAGCGGCTGCTGGCCGAGCAGATCGAGCGGGCGCTGGACCTGCTTACGCCCCGCGACGCGCGGGTGGTGCGCCTGTACTTCGGGCTGGAGGGCGGGCATGAGCACACCCTCGAGGAGATCGGCAACATGCTGGGCGTCACGCGGGAGCGCGTGAGACAGTTGCGCGACCGCGCGCTGAAGCGGCTCCGCGAAGGGGAGTTGGGCCCCGCGCTCGAGAGCTTTGCCGCCTGA
- the rsgA gene encoding ribosome small subunit-dependent GTPase A, producing MTRRHGGGRERARNHRGWQWGRVRRAGGGVYEVELEDGGVAAAALRGRLKLEQRTGDRVVAGDRVAVERHPDGSFTIEQVAERCSELARRAPGKGARRAKIVAANIDQVVVVLAAAKPEPKLRMLDRFLVLAESSGLPSVIVLNKTDLLPAAAARALLEDYEGAGYRVLYTSVVERRGLDALHENLCGQTSVLAGPSGAGKSSLLNAIEPGLRLRTAEVSAAVHKGRHTTVSAELLPLGCGGYVADTPGLRELGLWGVPTAELDHFFPEFRAYLGECRFGGSCTHIHEPRCALREAVQAGRVSAARYQSYRRLRTEEAGG from the coding sequence ATGACGCGCCGGCACGGCGGTGGGCGCGAACGCGCGCGCAACCACCGGGGCTGGCAATGGGGTAGGGTGCGGCGGGCCGGCGGCGGCGTCTACGAGGTCGAGCTGGAAGATGGCGGCGTGGCCGCAGCCGCGCTGCGCGGGCGGCTCAAGCTCGAGCAGCGCACCGGCGACCGGGTCGTAGCCGGCGACCGGGTAGCGGTCGAACGCCACCCGGACGGCAGTTTCACCATCGAACAGGTCGCGGAGCGATGCAGTGAGCTCGCCCGCCGCGCCCCAGGCAAAGGGGCGAGGCGGGCGAAAATCGTTGCCGCCAACATCGATCAGGTGGTGGTGGTCCTGGCCGCCGCCAAGCCGGAGCCGAAGCTGCGCATGCTCGATCGGTTCCTGGTGCTCGCCGAGTCGAGCGGCCTTCCCTCAGTCATTGTCCTGAACAAGACTGACCTCCTCCCGGCCGCCGCCGCGCGAGCCCTGCTCGAGGACTACGAGGGCGCGGGCTACCGCGTCCTCTACACGAGCGTCGTCGAGCGGCGCGGGCTGGACGCACTGCACGAAAACTTGTGTGGCCAGACCAGTGTATTGGCCGGTCCGTCCGGCGCGGGGAAATCCAGCCTGCTCAACGCGATCGAGCCGGGGCTGCGGCTGCGCACCGCCGAGGTGAGCGCCGCAGTGCACAAGGGCCGGCACACCACGGTAAGTGCCGAGCTGCTCCCACTGGGCTGCGGCGGCTACGTTGCCGACACGCCAGGCCTGCGCGAGCTGGGGCTCTGGGGCGTGCCCACCGCCGAGCTGGACCATTTCTTCCCCGAGTTCCGCGCCTACCTGGGCGAGTGCCGCTTCGGCGGCTCCTGCACCCATATCCACGAGCCGCGTTGCGCCCTGCGCGAAGCCGTCCAGGCCGGCCGCGTCTCCGCTGCCCGCTACCAGAGTTATCGGCGGCTGCGTACGGAAGAAGCCGGCGGGTGA